One genomic segment of Nitrospirota bacterium includes these proteins:
- a CDS encoding 2-oxoacid:acceptor oxidoreductase family protein: MAKRLNIRISGLGGQGAVTSAHLLAMAANKDGKFAISNPFFGAEKRMAPAESYARIGDERIYDRGEIVYPEVIMVYHPQVITMGKSYTMPFYSGIRRNGLIIINSIEPLLSDDDVKTLNDQNVKVFYIDATKLALDIAGTELSTNMAMIGALAGITKVVTMQALDQALQDRFGKKYVASGGTATLDEAIKKKFAKKEQLLAKNLATMTKAYELGTAWAEAHSVVAA, encoded by the coding sequence ATGGCCAAGCGGTTGAACATCCGGATTTCCGGGCTCGGCGGACAGGGCGCCGTGACGTCGGCACATCTGCTCGCCATGGCGGCCAACAAGGACGGTAAATTTGCGATCTCTAACCCCTTCTTCGGCGCGGAAAAACGAATGGCACCGGCCGAGAGTTATGCGCGGATCGGGGATGAGCGGATCTACGACCGCGGCGAGATCGTCTACCCCGAGGTCATCATGGTGTACCACCCGCAGGTGATCACCATGGGTAAGAGCTACACCATGCCGTTCTACTCCGGGATCAGGCGCAACGGGCTGATCATCATCAACTCGATCGAGCCGTTGCTGTCCGACGACGACGTCAAGACGCTCAACGATCAGAACGTCAAGGTCTTTTACATCGACGCCACCAAATTGGCGCTGGACATCGCGGGGACGGAATTGTCGACCAATATGGCGATGATCGGCGCGCTGGCCGGCATCACCAAAGTCGTGACCATGCAGGCGCTCGATCAAGCGCTGCAGGACCGGTTTGGCAAGAAATACGTCGCGTCCGGCGGAACCGCGACGCTCGACGAAGCGATCAAGAAGAAGTTTGCCAAAAAAGAGCAGTTGCTGGCCAAGAATCTTGCGACGATGACCAAGGCCTACGAACTCGGGACGGCCTGGGCGGAAGCGCACAGCGTGGTCGCAGCCTGA
- a CDS encoding thiamine pyrophosphate-dependent enzyme — translation MGKDKIRINEEFYDIMPVEYRDMVEDATYGKEDRGWKDIGVHKELIEEHSLCAGCPESMAFRYILASLPAPEDTVMVGSTGCTSLVFPMVAVHNIHSLFGNQNAIATGLKRALTVRFPNRVKDVVVLAGDGATVDIGLDMTLQAWFRQEKFTTICFDNELYANTGGQESGLMQKGFVAKMAPVGKKFDKVRLPEIARESGCAYVVNMTVSQPGRVEKVIKNAVHIAREIGPTYVQLYTPCILEIGKQSMEGLQEMRDSEKPTQRFAFKEYISDEAKAYLADLEAKRKAAAASQVAAKS, via the coding sequence ATGGGTAAGGACAAAATCCGCATCAACGAAGAGTTCTACGACATCATGCCCGTGGAGTATCGGGACATGGTGGAAGATGCCACGTACGGCAAGGAAGACCGCGGCTGGAAGGACATCGGAGTCCACAAGGAATTGATCGAGGAGCACTCGCTCTGCGCGGGTTGCCCCGAGTCCATGGCCTTCCGATACATCCTGGCATCGCTGCCCGCTCCCGAAGATACGGTGATGGTGGGCTCCACTGGTTGCACCAGCCTGGTGTTTCCGATGGTGGCGGTGCACAATATCCACTCGCTGTTCGGCAACCAGAACGCGATCGCCACGGGCCTCAAGCGCGCGCTGACCGTGCGCTTCCCCAACAGAGTCAAGGACGTGGTGGTCCTCGCAGGCGACGGAGCGACCGTGGACATCGGATTGGACATGACGCTGCAGGCGTGGTTCCGGCAGGAGAAGTTCACTACGATCTGTTTCGACAACGAGCTGTATGCCAATACCGGCGGCCAGGAGTCGGGCTTGATGCAGAAGGGCTTCGTGGCCAAGATGGCGCCGGTGGGCAAGAAGTTCGACAAGGTGCGACTGCCGGAAATCGCGCGGGAGTCCGGATGCGCGTATGTTGTGAACATGACGGTGAGCCAACCGGGCCGGGTGGAGAAAGTCATCAAGAACGCGGTCCACATCGCACGCGAGATTGGCCCGACCTACGTCCAACTCTACACGCCGTGCATCCTGGAAATCGGCAAGCAGAGCATGGAAGGGCTCCAGGAGATGCGCGACTCGGAGAAACCCACGCAGCGGTTCGCATTTAAGGAATATATCAGTGACGAGGCCAAGGCCTACTTGGCCGACCTCGAGGCGAAACGCAAAGCCGCGGCTGCTTCGCAAGTGGCCGCCAAGAGCTGA
- a CDS encoding roadblock/LC7 domain-containing protein gives MPDSGLVMYEEEFKLIDAELAKLHEQANAKLTFLVDKNGQLITSVGETKGVDTTSLASLTAGNIAATGGMAKLLGEKEFSILFHEGERDNIHISVIGQRVILVVIFDQRSSLGLVRLRAKKSSDVLVKLFEQIFAKVEKERGVKQVVKSPFAEITEEDIEKLFG, from the coding sequence ATGCCCGATTCCGGCCTGGTGATGTATGAAGAGGAGTTCAAACTCATCGACGCCGAACTTGCCAAGCTTCATGAGCAGGCCAACGCCAAACTCACCTTCCTCGTCGACAAGAACGGTCAATTAATCACCAGCGTGGGCGAAACCAAAGGGGTCGACACGACCTCGCTCGCTTCGCTGACCGCCGGCAACATCGCAGCCACCGGGGGGATGGCCAAACTCTTGGGGGAGAAGGAGTTCTCCATCCTCTTCCATGAGGGTGAGCGAGACAACATTCATATTTCGGTGATCGGGCAGCGCGTGATCCTGGTCGTGATCTTCGACCAGCGGTCCTCGCTGGGGCTGGTGCGCCTCCGGGCGAAAAAGTCTTCCGATGTGTTGGTGAAGCTCTTCGAGCAGATCTTCGCGAAGGTCGAGAAGGAGCGCGGCGTCAAGCAGGTGGTGAAGTCGCCGTTCGCCGAGATCACCGAAGAGGATATCGAGAAACTGTTCGGCTGA
- a CDS encoding universal stress protein encodes MFDVRTVLVPVDFSSCSLAALQHAVSLAAPRRGTVHLLHVVDPIASGLGDGAAVGTGVLAQFQERLNRLTTSVRARGVKTEVHVAVGSVEDEVLGMVDRSGADLIVMGTHGRSGWGHVLLGGTTERVVRRAPCPVLTVKERRSEHRLDEATAGLEHATT; translated from the coding sequence ATGTTCGATGTCCGAACCGTCCTGGTCCCGGTTGATTTCAGCTCCTGTTCGCTCGCCGCGCTCCAACACGCGGTCTCGCTGGCTGCGCCCAGACGGGGCACCGTCCACCTCCTCCACGTCGTGGACCCGATCGCCAGCGGCCTGGGCGACGGGGCGGCCGTGGGAACCGGGGTGTTGGCGCAATTTCAGGAGCGCCTGAATCGTTTGACGACGTCGGTCCGCGCGCGTGGCGTCAAGACCGAAGTGCACGTCGCGGTGGGATCGGTCGAAGACGAGGTCCTCGGCATGGTGGACCGCTCCGGCGCGGACCTCATCGTGATGGGCACACACGGCCGGTCCGGCTGGGGCCACGTGCTGCTAGGGGGAACGACCGAGCGGGTGGTGCGCCGCGCGCCGTGCCCGGTGCTCACCGTCAAGGAGCGGCGCTCGGAACACCGGTTGGACGAAGCGACCGCCGGCTTGGAGCACGCGACCACGTGA
- a CDS encoding S1/P1 nuclease encodes MSRRLTRPSLPYPHPSVVRPALARVASPRFVLQAALATAVTLFGAQPIFAWGDKGHRVVAIVAEGRLDPATHEAVRSLIGPSTLRDVATWADDIRRDRPETAPWHYVDIPLDRADYDPARDCAHPRNGDCIVGALERFQRVLADARRARAERAEALRFVAHFVADLHQPLHCADNRDRGGNDVEVVFFGEVLNPFSGKPWNLHAVWDAGLIERRGLSVSDYARRLTGRIGRDVESELERGTVVDWVAESHRAAVETSYRLPPDRALGDEYAAQALPVVDDMLAKAGIRLAKILNDALDH; translated from the coding sequence ATGAGCCGCCGGCTCACCCGCCCCAGTCTGCCATACCCTCATCCATCGGTTGTCCGTCCCGCACTCGCGCGTGTTGCGTCGCCCCGGTTCGTCCTCCAGGCAGCGCTCGCCACCGCGGTCACCCTGTTCGGTGCGCAGCCGATCTTTGCGTGGGGCGACAAGGGCCACCGCGTGGTGGCGATCGTCGCGGAGGGGCGGCTGGACCCCGCGACGCACGAGGCGGTTCGGTCCCTCATCGGACCGTCTACGCTGCGCGATGTCGCCACGTGGGCGGATGACATCCGCCGTGACCGCCCGGAGACGGCTCCGTGGCACTACGTGGACATTCCGCTCGATCGCGCCGACTATGACCCTGCCCGCGATTGTGCCCATCCCCGGAACGGCGACTGCATCGTCGGCGCGCTGGAGCGCTTCCAGCGCGTGCTGGCGGACGCTCGACGGGCTCGCGCCGAGCGGGCCGAGGCGCTTCGGTTCGTCGCGCATTTTGTCGCAGATCTGCATCAGCCGCTGCACTGCGCGGATAACCGAGACCGCGGAGGAAACGATGTGGAGGTGGTGTTCTTCGGCGAGGTCCTGAATCCATTTTCCGGGAAACCCTGGAACCTGCACGCGGTGTGGGACGCGGGACTGATCGAGCGACGGGGGCTGAGCGTGTCGGACTATGCGCGGCGGCTGACGGGCCGGATCGGTCGCGACGTGGAGTCCGAGCTCGAGCGCGGCACCGTCGTGGACTGGGTGGCGGAGTCGCATCGCGCGGCGGTGGAGACGAGTTATCGTCTCCCGCCTGACCGCGCGCTCGGTGACGAGTACGCCGCCCAAGCGCTTCCGGTGGTGGACGACATGCTGGCCAAGGCCGGGATCCGGCTCGCCAAGATCTTAAACGACGCGCTGGACCACTGA
- a CDS encoding pyruvate ferredoxin oxidoreductase, with protein MYNVAFVEDEKCVAQKGCRLCIMYCPEADCIKLDQTKMKAYVVVNRCKGCELCKVVCDAAKHSAILMAPVNGATGEIDLSRRAGEAAALGQAYQ; from the coding sequence ATGTATAACGTCGCGTTTGTCGAAGACGAGAAGTGCGTGGCCCAGAAGGGGTGCCGGTTGTGTATCATGTACTGCCCCGAGGCCGACTGCATCAAACTCGATCAGACCAAAATGAAGGCCTACGTAGTCGTGAACCGGTGCAAGGGCTGCGAATTGTGCAAGGTCGTATGCGACGCCGCGAAGCACAGCGCGATCCTGATGGCGCCCGTCAACGGCGCGACCGGCGAGATCGATCTGAGCCGCAGAGCCGGGGAAGCGGCCGCCCTCGGCCAGGCCTACCAGTAG
- a CDS encoding GTPase domain-containing protein, with product MSFINYSAREINCKIVYYGPGLCGKTTNLLYIYKKTNPDSKGKMISLATETERTLFFDFLPLSLGSIRGFKVRFHLYTVPGQVFYDASRKLILRGVDGVVFVGDSQVERMEANVESIENLRKNLQEQGFNPETIPFVVQFNKRDLPNVVPTAEMEKALNPRKVPSFEAVAMSGTGVFETLKEISKQVILELKKQG from the coding sequence ATGTCCTTTATCAACTATTCGGCTCGCGAGATCAACTGCAAGATCGTTTATTACGGTCCTGGGTTGTGCGGGAAGACCACCAACCTCCTCTACATCTATAAGAAGACGAATCCCGACAGTAAGGGCAAGATGATTTCGCTGGCCACTGAAACCGAGCGGACGTTGTTCTTCGACTTCTTGCCGCTGTCCCTCGGCAGCATCCGCGGATTCAAGGTTCGTTTCCACCTGTACACCGTACCCGGTCAGGTCTTCTACGATGCCAGCCGCAAGTTGATTCTCCGCGGCGTCGACGGCGTGGTGTTTGTCGGCGATTCGCAGGTTGAGCGGATGGAAGCCAACGTCGAGAGCATCGAGAATCTTCGCAAGAACCTGCAGGAACAGGGATTCAATCCCGAGACGATTCCGTTCGTGGTGCAGTTCAATAAGCGCGATCTCCCCAATGTGGTGCCCACCGCCGAAATGGAAAAGGCGCTGAATCCCCGGAAGGTGCCGTCGTTCGAGGCCGTCGCCATGAGCGGCACCGGCGTGTTCGAGACCCTCAAAGAAATTTCCAAACAAGTGATTTTGGAACTCAAGAAACAAGGTTGA
- a CDS encoding DNA polymerase Y family protein, with the protein MPHRYACLVVPAFPVAAIRRTRPDLRHRSVAVVAGRAPALTVVDADASTRRAGVVPAMPAAEAQARVPGLTVVPRSPACEASAQAALLDVALGVSPRVEHVGAGIVCLDLEGLSRLHPDERRVAEDLAARAEEAGLEASAAIASTRTAARLATAVNSLIVIPPGREADVLSGLPLALLPASDDLISVLTRWGIRTLGELAALPNAALTERLGVEGRRLQRRARGEDLDPLVPYQPPAVVEETMDLEWPIDNLEALGFVLSGMLDRLVARLTVRGWLLGAVHLRLGSTDRSCRDIPLSLAAPLADSRAVLPLLVQAVRSAPVSAAIERVVIQAEPAAPRLAQAALFSASLVSPDQLAATLARLEALVGREHVGSPVLVDSHRPDAFVMKPFEGVQPHVAMSPSPLATPALRRIRPPIDIDVETATDGSPREILGGPWKSVVRVASGPWRTCGEWWGETSWRREEWDAELTSGPVIRLVWDLAHRTWCVEGIYD; encoded by the coding sequence ATGCCCCATCGCTATGCCTGCCTCGTGGTGCCGGCGTTTCCCGTTGCCGCGATTCGTCGCACCCGTCCTGATCTTCGTCACCGTTCGGTCGCGGTTGTTGCCGGCCGCGCGCCCGCGCTGACCGTGGTTGACGCGGACGCGTCGACTCGGCGAGCCGGGGTCGTGCCCGCAATGCCGGCCGCGGAGGCCCAGGCGCGGGTGCCAGGACTCACGGTTGTACCGCGAAGCCCCGCGTGTGAAGCCTCGGCGCAGGCGGCCCTCCTCGACGTGGCGTTGGGCGTCTCGCCGCGGGTGGAACACGTCGGCGCCGGCATCGTGTGTCTCGATCTGGAGGGGCTCTCCAGGCTGCATCCGGACGAGCGCCGCGTGGCCGAGGATCTCGCGGCCCGCGCCGAGGAGGCGGGGCTCGAGGCGTCGGCGGCGATTGCCTCCACGCGGACCGCCGCTCGACTGGCAACGGCCGTGAACTCCCTGATCGTGATTCCGCCCGGTCGCGAGGCGGACGTCTTGTCCGGTCTCCCGCTCGCTCTCCTCCCCGCATCGGATGACCTCATTTCGGTGCTGACCCGGTGGGGCATCCGCACGTTGGGTGAATTGGCGGCGCTTCCCAACGCCGCGTTGACCGAGCGGTTGGGCGTGGAGGGGCGGCGCCTGCAGCGACGCGCTCGGGGCGAAGACCTCGACCCGTTGGTCCCGTATCAGCCTCCTGCGGTCGTGGAAGAAACCATGGACCTCGAATGGCCGATCGACAACCTGGAAGCGCTCGGGTTCGTGTTGAGCGGGATGCTTGATCGGCTGGTCGCGCGGCTCACGGTCCGCGGCTGGTTGCTCGGCGCGGTCCATCTCAGATTGGGGTCGACCGATCGATCGTGTCGGGACATCCCCTTGTCGTTGGCCGCGCCCCTTGCGGACAGCCGGGCCGTGCTCCCGCTGCTGGTGCAGGCCGTGCGCTCCGCTCCCGTATCCGCAGCGATCGAGCGGGTGGTGATCCAGGCCGAGCCGGCGGCCCCGCGCCTGGCGCAGGCCGCCTTGTTTTCGGCCTCGTTGGTCAGCCCCGATCAATTGGCCGCCACGCTGGCGCGCTTGGAGGCGCTGGTCGGGCGCGAACACGTGGGAAGCCCCGTGCTGGTGGACAGTCACCGACCGGACGCATTCGTGATGAAGCCCTTTGAAGGAGTGCAGCCTCATGTTGCGATGTCTCCCTCCCCCCTTGCGACGCCTGCGCTCCGCCGAATCCGGCCGCCCATTGATATCGACGTCGAGACGGCCACGGACGGCTCGCCGCGTGAAATCCTCGGCGGGCCGTGGAAGAGCGTGGTCCGCGTGGCCTCCGGGCCCTGGCGCACCTGCGGCGAGTGGTGGGGCGAAACGTCGTGGCGACGCGAGGAGTGGGACGCGGAGTTGACCAGCGGGCCGGTGATCCGACTGGTGTGGGATCTCGCGCACCGAACATGGTGTGTCGAGGGGATCTACGACTAG
- the lexA gene encoding transcriptional repressor LexA: MERATRIPLTRRQEAILRFIQEHIHAQQVPPTVREIGARFEIGPAGVFGHLKALERKGQIRRADRGSRAIEVVSGGGRSAGESRDGVSVPVVGRVAAGQPILAEERIEDHLWVDGRLAGGAELFALRVSGQSMIGAGILDGDYVIARQQQVADDGDIVVALIGDEATVKRLRRRKGGWRLDPENPDFEPITVTAPTMIQGKVVAVYRRLD; the protein is encoded by the coding sequence GTGGAACGCGCGACCCGGATCCCCCTCACTAGACGGCAGGAAGCCATCCTGCGGTTTATCCAAGAGCATATCCACGCCCAGCAAGTGCCGCCCACGGTGAGGGAGATCGGGGCGCGATTTGAGATCGGACCGGCCGGGGTGTTCGGGCACCTCAAGGCCCTCGAACGCAAAGGACAGATTCGTCGAGCGGATCGCGGGTCGCGGGCGATCGAGGTCGTGTCAGGCGGTGGGCGGAGCGCGGGGGAGAGCCGGGACGGCGTGTCCGTGCCGGTGGTGGGGCGCGTGGCGGCGGGACAGCCGATCCTGGCCGAGGAGCGGATCGAGGATCATCTGTGGGTGGATGGACGCCTGGCCGGCGGCGCGGAGCTCTTTGCCCTTCGCGTCAGCGGGCAGAGCATGATCGGCGCCGGCATCCTGGATGGAGATTACGTGATTGCGCGCCAGCAGCAAGTGGCGGACGACGGCGATATCGTGGTCGCCTTGATCGGCGACGAAGCCACGGTGAAACGGTTGCGACGCCGGAAAGGTGGATGGCGATTGGATCCTGAGAATCCGGACTTCGAGCCCATTACCGTGACGGCTCCGACGATGATTCAGGGGAAAGTGGTCGCGGTGTACCGGCGCTTGGACTAG
- a CDS encoding transketolase C-terminal domain-containing protein, giving the protein MESPTLIGTANKKGQIYTDPKRLFFEAQRTPAFLTGSEVIKEAIRRASVDVMVAYPITPQSEAAALIGELFAEGYVGDYMRGESEFAVMSQCAGAAFGGARVFTTTAGPGTLRAYENFPMWAGARLPIQVIVTCRGINSPLNIQPDTLEIGMILDTGMLVWHAETAQDFFDWILMGYIVSEQPDVHLPLAVCCDGFFVTHTKDTVNLTPADMALPPYDPYRSPVPCMDMECPPVRMMRDPFVMKSNYISYATHASWQQEIRAACERSRKHITSLLGGLIETENVNNDIVIVASGTAVSQGREAIRLLEAEGLKVGLVKVKSLRPFPTEEIRQATKHAKWIFVPEFNVVGWLAREVSAVIERNDRVIAKPHVAGGMTMPPEVIVEEIHKVIKLGKGELVHG; this is encoded by the coding sequence ATGGAGTCACCGACACTCATCGGAACCGCTAATAAGAAGGGTCAGATCTATACGGATCCCAAACGCCTCTTCTTCGAAGCGCAACGGACCCCGGCGTTTCTCACCGGCAGTGAGGTAATCAAAGAGGCGATCCGACGCGCCAGCGTGGACGTCATGGTGGCGTACCCAATCACCCCGCAGAGCGAAGCCGCCGCGTTGATCGGCGAACTCTTCGCCGAAGGGTACGTGGGCGACTACATGCGCGGCGAGAGCGAGTTCGCCGTGATGTCGCAGTGTGCGGGTGCGGCGTTCGGGGGGGCGCGGGTTTTCACGACTACCGCGGGACCAGGTACGCTGCGCGCGTACGAGAACTTTCCGATGTGGGCCGGCGCGCGTCTTCCCATCCAGGTGATCGTGACCTGCCGTGGCATCAACTCCCCGCTGAATATTCAGCCCGATACGCTCGAGATCGGGATGATCCTGGACACCGGCATGTTGGTGTGGCACGCCGAAACCGCGCAGGATTTCTTCGACTGGATTTTGATGGGGTACATCGTGTCGGAGCAACCCGACGTGCACCTGCCTCTTGCGGTGTGTTGTGACGGGTTCTTCGTGACCCATACCAAAGACACCGTGAATCTGACGCCTGCGGACATGGCTCTGCCGCCCTACGATCCCTACCGCTCGCCGGTGCCGTGTATGGATATGGAATGTCCGCCGGTGCGCATGATGCGTGATCCGTTCGTCATGAAGTCCAACTACATCAGCTATGCCACGCACGCGTCGTGGCAGCAGGAGATCCGCGCGGCGTGCGAACGGTCGCGTAAACACATCACCTCGCTCCTGGGCGGTTTGATCGAGACCGAAAATGTGAACAACGACATCGTGATCGTGGCCTCTGGAACCGCGGTCTCGCAAGGACGGGAGGCGATCCGCCTCCTGGAAGCCGAGGGCCTGAAGGTGGGGTTGGTCAAGGTCAAGAGCCTGCGCCCGTTCCCGACCGAGGAGATCCGCCAGGCCACCAAACACGCCAAGTGGATTTTCGTGCCGGAGTTCAACGTGGTGGGCTGGCTGGCCCGCGAAGTCTCGGCCGTCATCGAGCGTAACGATCGCGTGATTGCCAAACCGCACGTGGCGGGTGGCATGACCATGCCGCCCGAAGTGATCGTGGAAGAGATCCACAAGGTGATCAAACTCGGGAAGGGGGAACTCGTCCATGGGTAA
- a CDS encoding GIY-YIG nuclease family protein, with the protein MRPALYIEGGAYSWLAISRIEWSYILRLKSGALYSGSTTYLEQRLADHFSGRGCRTTILDPPSDVVYKEEFGTFVEARRREVQVKSWTRAKKEALISGDLETLKYLSKRRI; encoded by the coding sequence ATGCGCCCCGCCCTCTACATAGAGGGCGGGGCTTACTCATGGCTGGCCATAAGTCGCATCGAATGGTCCTACATCCTTCGGCTCAAATCCGGTGCGCTATATTCGGGCTCGACCACCTACCTGGAACAGCGACTTGCAGATCATTTCTCCGGGCGTGGGTGCCGCACGACCATCTTGGACCCACCATCGGATGTCGTCTACAAAGAGGAGTTTGGAACGTTCGTCGAAGCAAGGCGCCGGGAAGTGCAGGTCAAGTCGTGGACGCGCGCGAAGAAAGAAGCCTTAATTTCTGGCGATCTTGAGACTCTGAAGTACTTGTCGAAACGGCGGATATAA